Proteins from one Xenorhabdus griffiniae genomic window:
- a CDS encoding immunity protein TriTu family protein, with product MQKIRLWIISNYNYPIIVNNESLVVDIDTDKNIARFTVWDDLSCVLEILDVDTEKYIINERRELSSDEEVIESFKEFHSLLN from the coding sequence ATGCAAAAAATAAGATTATGGATTATATCTAATTACAATTATCCCATAATTGTAAATAACGAGAGTTTAGTTGTTGATATTGATACGGATAAAAATATTGCTCGGTTTACTGTATGGGATGATTTGTCATGCGTACTAGAAATTCTCGATGTAGATACTGAAAAATATATTATCAATGAAAGAAGAGAATTATCCTCTGATGAGGAAGTAATTGAATCATTCAAAGAATTTCATAGCCTACTAAATTAA
- a CDS encoding DNA/RNA non-specific endonuclease, translated as MPKTGQYISPDPLGLLGGLNPYGYVHNPTGWVDPFGLAGEDCPNIKYGELDDLGRPTGVHATLDKSHINTGTHANPNIQPPGFITGKGSNRARGHLLGRQLGGSGDDVRNLVTLQQRPANTPFMSGVEGRIRKALEQGQLVEMSSVPIYKGPSRIPAGITMKAEGSGGFYEYVTVLNPPGM; from the coding sequence GTGCCGAAGACAGGGCAGTACATCAGTCCCGATCCTTTGGGATTATTGGGCGGATTGAATCCGTACGGGTATGTGCATAATCCGACTGGATGGGTTGATCCTTTTGGGTTAGCGGGTGAAGATTGTCCAAATATTAAATATGGAGAATTAGATGATTTAGGTCGCCCAACAGGAGTTCACGCCACCTTAGATAAAAGCCATATTAATACAGGCACGCACGCTAATCCGAACATACAACCACCAGGGTTTATTACAGGCAAAGGTTCTAATAGGGCTAGAGGACATTTGCTCGGTCGACAATTAGGCGGTTCCGGTGATGATGTTAGGAACCTTGTCACTCTCCAACAACGACCTGCTAATACTCCTTTTATGAGCGGAGTCGAAGGTAGAATAAGAAAAGCCTTAGAACAAGGACAACTTGTTGAAATGAGTTCTGTTCCTATTTATAAGGGACCTTCCAGAATTCCGGCTGGTATTACAATGAAAGCGGAAGGTTCCGGCGGATTCTATGAATATGTAACTGTCCTTAACCCACCGGGAATGTAA
- a CDS encoding SymE family type I addiction module toxin, translating into MAKANSRQNRAVNKAAKTERYYTVGYVPQNGRPNPRPAINLTGRWLKAAGFEIGGTLTVKIMDGCLVLIPDSNETHGLKQQYQRQREQISEIKLRMR; encoded by the coding sequence ATGGCTAAGGCGAATTCTAGGCAAAACCGTGCCGTAAATAAAGCGGCAAAAACAGAACGTTATTACACCGTGGGATACGTACCGCAAAATGGCAGGCCGAACCCCCGACCCGCGATAAATTTAACGGGCAGATGGCTTAAGGCGGCGGGGTTTGAGATTGGCGGCACACTCACTGTTAAGATTATGGACGGTTGTTTAGTGCTCATCCCTGACAGCAACGAGACTCACGGCCTCAAACAGCAATACCAGCGCCAGCGAGAGCAAATCAGTGAAATTAAGCTGAGAATGCGCTAG
- the xerC gene encoding site-specific tyrosine recombinase XerC, translating to MITSHDNTLITLRQQLEAWFDTLLAQGRADRTRETYRSYLLPFIDWCEQRTVRYPAQVTLVLLESWQRYLRAYRKADGQPYGNNGQRERLIALRLWFRYLLQRHHILYNPAEQMVLPKEEKRLPAQILSERETTQVLDSLDDQSVLGLRNRVMLEILWSSGIRRMELRQLRQGDIDFERGAVVVNQGKGNKDRVVPVGERALGWLKRYLVNVRPQLAAHYDSGYLFISQKGRPLSLGHLTQIAGKAIRQQAQLDKPGACHLFRHSMATQMLDNGADIRHIQAMLGHEKLNTTEIYTRVAIGHLKKVHKQTHPAERDTPTPQESSAGCASDEPDAEPTPQRTGQSDSPR from the coding sequence ATGATAACTTCACACGACAACACCCTGATCACACTGCGCCAACAGCTTGAAGCGTGGTTCGACACGCTGCTGGCACAAGGCCGGGCTGACCGCACGCGGGAAACATACCGTAGCTACCTGCTACCCTTTATCGACTGGTGCGAACAGCGCACGGTGCGTTACCCCGCACAGGTCACACTGGTGTTACTGGAAAGCTGGCAGCGGTATCTGCGGGCTTACCGTAAAGCCGATGGCCAGCCTTACGGCAATAACGGTCAGCGGGAACGGCTGATCGCCCTGCGGCTGTGGTTCCGCTATTTGCTGCAACGCCATCACATCCTCTATAACCCAGCCGAGCAGATGGTGTTGCCGAAAGAAGAAAAGCGGCTGCCGGCGCAGATCCTGAGTGAACGGGAAACCACGCAGGTGTTGGACAGCCTTGATGATCAGAGTGTGTTGGGACTTCGCAACCGGGTGATGCTGGAAATCCTCTGGAGCAGCGGCATCCGGCGCATGGAGTTACGCCAGCTCCGGCAGGGGGACATCGACTTCGAACGCGGTGCGGTCGTCGTGAATCAGGGCAAAGGGAATAAAGACCGGGTTGTGCCTGTCGGTGAGCGGGCGCTGGGCTGGCTGAAACGCTATCTGGTCAACGTCAGGCCACAACTGGCCGCGCACTATGACAGCGGTTATCTGTTTATCTCGCAAAAGGGCAGGCCGCTGAGTCTGGGACACCTGACGCAGATCGCAGGCAAGGCCATCCGGCAGCAGGCGCAGTTAGACAAACCGGGCGCCTGCCATCTGTTCCGGCACTCAATGGCGACGCAGATGCTGGATAACGGCGCGGATATCCGCCATATCCAGGCAATGCTGGGACATGAGAAACTTAACACGACAGAAATTTATACACGCGTGGCGATCGGTCACTTGAAGAAAGTGCATAAACAAACCCATCCGGCAGAGCGTGACACACCGACACCACAGGAAAGCAGTGCAGGTTGTGCCAGCGACGAGCCGGATGCCGAACCGACACCCCAACGCACCGGGCAGTCTGACAGTCCCCGTTGA
- a CDS encoding RstR family transcriptional repressor, whose translation MSFSTRFLQLRKQHSLTQPQMAERVGIHLTQVRRYESGEAQPSLDILKRIAVTFNVSADWLIFEEEEREPQDELKLKFEAVKQMDEEEQRSVISVLDALILKHQARLLIG comes from the coding sequence ATGAGTTTTTCTACCCGCTTTCTGCAACTGCGCAAGCAGCATAGCCTGACCCAGCCCCAGATGGCTGAGCGTGTAGGCATACACCTGACCCAAGTTCGCCGCTACGAGTCTGGTGAAGCACAGCCCTCTTTGGACATTCTCAAGCGGATTGCTGTCACTTTTAATGTGTCGGCGGACTGGCTGATATTTGAGGAAGAAGAACGTGAACCGCAGGACGAACTGAAGCTGAAGTTTGAGGCGGTTAAACAGATGGATGAGGAAGAACAACGTTCGGTGATTTCAGTGCTGGATGCCCTGATTCTCAAGCATCAGGCTAGGCTATTGATTGGATAA
- a CDS encoding RHS repeat-associated core domain-containing protein, which translates to MVWGHAEKRGDVPSHHPDHHVQCHFRFLGQYFDEESGLFYNRHRYYSPETAQYISSDPIGLEGGFNPYSYVHNPTIWIDPLGLAGDDCDKLLKQASKKTVPPINEAHVFHGEINKKGKAIGFHYEGLHQGKARIVEITNPPNAQGVYRGRVEIFNPKTNEWPPKVAKSTFYPKSWSPQQVTAEIKGAFQNGVVDPSGKWTGVSPGGVKIEDGLMLQERSIQLIHYIKNTNGKNDMKFLITEDGYPTVEIDYERHVLADFLIGDVQRDVAYTDELISLCDSISNSKSPLWEGTGNAHTVTIKPDGVEIFNEYTEESLKLATIEEFKGYLEKWKELLLSRE; encoded by the coding sequence ATGGTCTGGGGCCACGCGGAAAAACGCGGTGACGTCCCGTCTCATCACCCGGATCACCATGTTCAGTGTCACTTCCGGTTTTTAGGGCAATATTTTGATGAGGAGTCGGGTCTTTTTTACAATCGGCACCGCTACTACTCGCCGGAGACTGCACAGTACATATCGAGTGACCCCATTGGGCTTGAAGGGGGCTTTAACCCTTATTCTTATGTGCATAATCCCACAATATGGATCGATCCGCTGGGATTAGCTGGAGACGATTGCGATAAGCTGCTTAAGCAGGCTTCCAAAAAAACTGTTCCTCCGATAAATGAAGCGCATGTTTTCCACGGAGAGATCAATAAGAAAGGTAAGGCTATTGGCTTTCATTATGAAGGTCTTCATCAAGGAAAAGCACGGATCGTTGAAATTACGAATCCTCCAAATGCTCAAGGAGTTTACCGTGGTAGAGTTGAAATATTTAACCCTAAAACAAATGAGTGGCCACCGAAGGTAGCCAAATCGACGTTTTACCCTAAATCTTGGAGTCCTCAACAAGTCACGGCAGAAATTAAAGGTGCTTTCCAAAATGGTGTTGTTGATCCAAGTGGTAAATGGACTGGTGTATCTCCAGGCGGAGTGAAAATAGAAGATGGCTTGATGCTTCAGGAAAGATCAATACAGCTTATCCATTATATTAAAAATACAAATGGTAAAAATGATATGAAATTTTTAATCACAGAAGACGGATATCCTACGGTAGAAATTGATTACGAACGCCATGTATTGGCTGATTTTTTAATAGGAGATGTTCAGAGGGATGTCGCTTATACTGATGAATTAATCTCATTATGTGACTCTATCAGCAATAGTAAATCACCACTATGGGAAGGTACTGGCAATGCCCATACTGTTACCATTAAACCGGATGGTGTCGAAATTTTTAACGAATATACAGAAGAAAGTCTTAAGCTCGCAACCATAGAAGAATTCAAAGGTTATCTTGAAAAATGGAAAGAATTACTTCTAAGTAGAGAATAA
- a CDS encoding SymE family type I addiction module toxin translates to MAKAHSRQNRAVNKAAKTERYYTVGYVPQNDKANAPPAIHLKGQWLKQAGFDIGGTLTVKIMDGCLVLIPDSDDTHTMKQQYQRQQAQLSEIKLRMRELIGDYNSN, encoded by the coding sequence ATGGCTAAGGCGCATTCTAGGCAAAACCGTGCCGTAAATAAAGCGGCAAAAACCGAACGTTATTACACCGTGGGATACGTGCCGCAAAATGACAAGGCCAATGCCCCGCCCGCAATTCATCTTAAAGGGCAGTGGCTTAAGCAGGCCGGATTTGATATTGGTGGCACACTCACCGTCAAGATTATGGATGGCTGTTTAGTGCTCATTCCTGACAGCGACGACACCCACACAATGAAGCAACAGTACCAGCGCCAGCAAGCCCAGCTCAGTGAGATTAAGCTGCGGATGCGGGAACTGATTGGCGACTACAACAGCAACTAA
- a CDS encoding ABC transporter ATP-binding protein yields the protein MAYALELRQLTKVYESGVKALRGIDLRVEAGDFYALLGPNGAGKSTTIGIISSLVNKSGGKVKVFGYDIDMDLVSAKRQLGLVPQEFNFNPFETVIQIVLNQAGYYGVPRNVAQERAETYLTQLDLWEKRNERAIRLSGGMKRRLMIARALMHQPKLLILDEPTAGVDIELRRSMWEFLKELNEQGTTIILTTHYLEEAEMLCRNIGIIQHGELVENTSMKNLLSQLESETFLLDLVTPKGTKLVVEGYDYRLVDAVTLEVDVKRGQGLNDVFSQLSTQGIQISSMRNKANRLEELFVGLTNNNQGDR from the coding sequence ATGGCTTACGCATTGGAATTGAGGCAGCTCACGAAAGTCTATGAGAGTGGAGTAAAAGCGCTGCGGGGAATTGATTTGCGTGTCGAAGCAGGCGATTTCTACGCACTTTTGGGGCCAAATGGTGCAGGGAAATCCACCACGATAGGTATTATTAGTTCCTTGGTTAATAAAAGTGGCGGTAAGGTTAAGGTCTTTGGTTACGATATCGATATGGATCTCGTTAGTGCCAAACGGCAGCTTGGCCTTGTTCCACAGGAATTTAATTTCAACCCATTCGAGACGGTGATTCAGATCGTACTAAACCAGGCGGGATATTATGGTGTTCCGCGTAATGTGGCGCAGGAGAGGGCGGAAACCTACCTTACTCAATTGGATCTATGGGAAAAACGTAACGAGCGGGCAATTCGTTTATCTGGTGGTATGAAACGACGTTTAATGATTGCCCGTGCTTTAATGCACCAGCCAAAATTGTTGATTCTCGATGAACCTACAGCGGGAGTGGATATCGAACTGCGCCGATCTATGTGGGAATTTTTGAAAGAATTAAATGAGCAGGGAACCACGATCATCTTGACGACACACTATCTTGAAGAAGCTGAGATGTTATGCCGTAACATCGGCATTATCCAACATGGTGAACTGGTGGAAAACACAAGCATGAAAAACCTGCTTAGCCAACTTGAAAGTGAAACATTCTTACTTGATTTAGTCACCCCGAAAGGAACAAAACTTGTCGTGGAAGGTTACGATTACCGTCTGGTTGATGCAGTAACGCTGGAAGTGGATGTAAAACGCGGGCAGGGATTAAATGATGTTTTCTCCCAGTTAAGTACGCAGGGCATACAAATCAGCAGTATGCGTAATAAAGCAAATCGCCTGGAAGAGTTGTTTGTCGGATTAACCAATAATAATCAAGGGGATAGGTAA
- a CDS encoding CHC2 zinc finger domain-containing protein — MARIPDAELQHLKAAVSLVAVIEQQGRQLFKRGKDMVVLCPFHEEKTPSMVITPSKNLYHCFGCSAGGSVLDWVMKTEGLSLRHAVERLRAVLGVNPSVEPLVQPAELVSDAIGQQGLLWRVIGFYHHTLLNAPEAQAYLAKRRLNHPELVTQFKLGFANRTLAYRLPGSKYTKDGADVRQRLQAAGVMRKSGHEHFVGSLVVPVISPEGQIQEVYGRKITDRLRPGTPLHLYLPGAHGGVWNETALGTSKTLILCESLIDAMSFWVTGQRNVTAAYGVNGVTADHWRAFEHYGIKQVLIAFDNDSAGNEAAVKLASALVAKGITPLRVVFPPGRDANGYLCQMAEPESAFALLLESAVPMQEAADLVIVERQTVEPAVDPEPTVILAAEPVPRVTPNVVCESGDNGELLISVGTLQWCLRGMGTVKAGAAVMKLNAQVLDRQSGVLFADGVDLISARSRHSYARLAAAELGLGEADLRRSLGQVLLAIEQWQQQPADTGPNVPEMGIAEREAALALLQDPYLTARITADLAACGVVGESTNLLAGFLAAVSRKLPKPLAVLIQSSSAAGKSSLMDAVLNLIPEEERIQYSAMTGQSLFYLGETNLQHKILAIAEEEGVRQAAYALKLLQSDGELTMASTGKDEATGNLVTKSYTVKGPVMLMLTTTAIDVDEELLNRCLVLTVNESREQTEAIHAVQRQKQTLEGLLAENERDYLTQLHQNAQRLLKPLNVVNPYAHQLTFLSDKTRTRRDHMKYLTLIQSIALLHQHQREIKSTEHRGKRLEYIEVSKDDIKLANQLAHEILGRTLDEMPPQTRRLLLLIQQMAHGMAAEQQCALNRVRFTRRDIRAYTNWSDSQLKLHCQRLSDMEYLLVHGGSRGHLLQYELLWDGDGDSAHLSGLIVPV; from the coding sequence ATGGCTCGCATCCCCGACGCAGAATTACAGCACCTGAAAGCCGCCGTCTCTTTAGTGGCCGTTATCGAGCAACAAGGCCGGCAGCTCTTTAAGCGCGGCAAAGACATGGTTGTGCTGTGCCCGTTCCATGAAGAGAAAACGCCCTCGATGGTCATCACACCGTCAAAAAATCTCTATCACTGTTTTGGTTGCAGTGCGGGCGGCTCGGTGCTGGACTGGGTGATGAAAACCGAAGGGTTAAGCCTGCGCCATGCCGTGGAACGCCTGCGCGCGGTGTTAGGAGTCAATCCCTCGGTAGAGCCGTTGGTGCAACCTGCGGAGCTGGTCAGTGATGCTATCGGGCAACAGGGGCTGTTATGGCGGGTGATTGGGTTCTATCACCATACGTTGCTGAATGCGCCGGAAGCACAGGCGTATCTGGCGAAGCGGCGGCTCAATCATCCTGAATTAGTCACGCAGTTTAAGCTGGGTTTTGCCAACCGGACGCTCGCTTACCGTCTGCCCGGCAGTAAATACACCAAAGACGGGGCTGATGTCCGCCAACGCTTACAGGCCGCTGGCGTGATGCGAAAATCAGGGCATGAGCATTTTGTTGGTTCACTGGTTGTGCCGGTGATCAGTCCTGAGGGGCAGATACAGGAAGTGTACGGGCGTAAAATCACGGATCGTCTGCGACCGGGCACACCGTTGCATCTGTATCTGCCGGGGGCGCATGGTGGCGTCTGGAATGAAACCGCGCTGGGTACGTCCAAGACGTTGATCCTGTGTGAATCGCTGATTGATGCGATGTCGTTCTGGGTAACGGGGCAACGCAATGTGACTGCCGCCTATGGCGTAAATGGCGTCACAGCGGATCACTGGCGGGCGTTCGAACACTACGGCATTAAGCAGGTACTGATCGCGTTCGACAATGACAGTGCAGGCAATGAAGCGGCGGTCAAACTGGCGTCAGCATTGGTTGCCAAAGGGATCACACCGCTGCGCGTGGTGTTCCCGCCGGGCAGGGATGCGAACGGTTATCTGTGTCAGATGGCAGAACCCGAATCCGCCTTTGCCCTGCTGCTTGAGAGTGCCGTACCGATGCAGGAAGCTGCCGATCTCGTTATCGTTGAACGCCAGACAGTTGAACCCGCCGTTGACCCCGAACCAACAGTCATCTTAGCCGCTGAACCTGTGCCCCGCGTGACGCCGAATGTGGTGTGTGAATCCGGCGACAACGGCGAGCTGCTGATCTCGGTCGGCACATTACAATGGTGTCTGCGCGGCATGGGCACAGTCAAAGCCGGCGCTGCCGTGATGAAACTCAATGCGCAGGTGCTGGACAGGCAAAGCGGCGTGTTGTTCGCGGATGGCGTTGATCTGATCAGTGCCCGTTCCCGCCACAGTTATGCGCGTCTGGCTGCGGCTGAGCTGGGGCTGGGCGAAGCGGATCTGCGGCGTTCGCTGGGGCAGGTGTTACTGGCGATCGAACAGTGGCAGCAACAACCCGCGGACACCGGCCCCAACGTACCGGAGATGGGGATCGCGGAACGGGAAGCAGCACTGGCGTTACTGCAAGATCCGTACTTGACGGCGCGTATTACCGCTGACTTAGCCGCCTGCGGCGTAGTCGGCGAATCCACTAACTTACTGGCGGGCTTTTTGGCGGCCGTGAGCCGAAAGTTACCCAAACCGTTAGCCGTCCTGATCCAGAGCAGCAGTGCCGCCGGAAAATCCTCATTAATGGATGCCGTACTGAACCTGATCCCGGAAGAAGAACGCATCCAGTACAGCGCCATGACCGGCCAGAGCCTGTTTTATCTCGGTGAAACCAACCTGCAGCACAAAATATTAGCCATCGCGGAAGAAGAAGGCGTGCGGCAGGCGGCTTATGCGCTCAAGCTGTTGCAGTCAGACGGCGAGTTAACAATGGCGAGTACGGGCAAGGATGAAGCCACGGGCAACCTCGTGACCAAAAGCTACACCGTCAAAGGCCCGGTGATGCTGATGCTCACCACGACTGCCATTGATGTGGATGAAGAGCTGCTCAACCGCTGTCTGGTGCTGACGGTGAATGAATCCCGCGAACAGACCGAAGCGATCCACGCGGTGCAGCGCCAGAAACAAACCCTCGAAGGCTTGCTGGCCGAGAACGAGCGCGATTATCTGACCCAGCTTCACCAGAACGCCCAGCGGCTGCTGAAACCGCTGAATGTGGTCAATCCCTATGCTCACCAACTGACGTTCCTGTCAGATAAAACCCGCACCCGCCGTGACCATATGAAATACCTGACGTTAATCCAGAGCATTGCCCTGCTGCACCAGCACCAGCGGGAGATCAAGAGCACTGAGCATCGCGGCAAGCGGCTTGAATATATCGAAGTGAGCAAAGACGATATCAAACTGGCGAACCAGCTTGCCCATGAAATCTTAGGCCGGACGCTGGACGAAATGCCGCCGCAGACGCGCAGGCTGTTACTGTTAATCCAGCAGATGGCGCACGGCATGGCAGCAGAACAACAATGCGCACTGAATAGGGTGCGTTTTACCCGACGGGATATCCGGGCTTACACGAACTGGAGCGACAGCCAGCTTAAGCTGCATTGCCAGCGCCTGAGCGACATGGAATACCTGCTTGTTCACGGTGGCAGTCGCGGGCACCTGCTGCAATACGAACTGCTGTGGGACGGTGACGGCGACAGCGCCCACTTAAGCGGCCTGATCGTCCCGGTATGA
- the can gene encoding carbonate dehydratase has translation MMRKIEELFARNKQWSKSVNEENPLFFKELSKAQKPHFLWIGCSDSRVPAEKLIDAAPGDLFVHRNVANLVIHTDLNCLSVVQYAVDVLQVEHIIICGHYGCGGIEAAVDGTELGLINNWLLHIRDLWYKHSSMLGELPPNDRLNRLCELNVIEQVYNLGHSTIMQSAWKRGQKVMIHGWVYGLKDGELHDLDITADSREKLELNYRQAISKLSQTK, from the coding sequence ATGATGAGAAAAATTGAAGAGCTGTTTGCCAGGAACAAACAGTGGTCAAAATCCGTAAACGAAGAAAACCCGCTTTTCTTCAAGGAATTATCAAAAGCGCAAAAACCTCATTTTCTGTGGATAGGCTGCTCTGATAGCCGAGTACCTGCCGAAAAACTGATTGATGCAGCCCCCGGCGATCTTTTTGTTCATCGAAACGTCGCTAACCTCGTTATCCATACCGATTTAAACTGTTTATCTGTTGTACAATATGCCGTTGATGTTTTACAGGTTGAACACATCATCATCTGTGGTCACTACGGTTGTGGTGGTATTGAAGCTGCCGTGGATGGCACTGAATTGGGCTTAATCAATAACTGGCTGCTCCATATCCGTGATTTGTGGTACAAACACAGTTCCATGCTTGGTGAGTTACCTCCTAACGACAGACTAAATCGCCTGTGTGAATTGAATGTCATTGAACAGGTTTACAACCTTGGCCACTCAACCATTATGCAATCCGCATGGAAACGCGGGCAGAAAGTGATGATCCACGGTTGGGTATATGGTTTGAAGGATGGTGAATTACATGATCTGGATATTACCGCTGACAGCCGTGAAAAGTTGGAACTTAATTACCGTCAGGCTATTTCCAAATTATCCCAGACAAAATAA
- a CDS encoding SMI1/KNR4 family protein, whose product MSIKSLNNILPLPIHPNENGHDEKWPLIDDIHSFPKDYIDFITQYGTGRIADFITIFNPFSEDEDLNFFSQKEWVIEDFNSLVESDPDYYPFILYPDINGLLPIGVTDNGDYIFWVASSDNSDLWNVALIAARAPEVEYRQENFTDFLEGILSRKIKCISLPDDFPPNNIKFSSI is encoded by the coding sequence ATGAGTATAAAGAGTTTAAATAATATATTGCCCTTGCCTATCCATCCAAATGAAAATGGTCATGATGAAAAATGGCCACTGATAGATGATATACACTCTTTCCCTAAAGATTATATTGATTTTATCACTCAGTATGGTACAGGCAGAATTGCCGATTTTATCACGATCTTTAACCCATTTAGCGAAGATGAGGATTTGAATTTTTTTAGCCAGAAAGAATGGGTTATTGAGGATTTTAATTCTCTTGTTGAATCTGATCCCGATTACTATCCGTTTATTCTTTATCCTGATATTAACGGACTGCTTCCTATCGGTGTTACTGATAACGGTGACTATATATTTTGGGTTGCTTCATCAGATAATAGTGATTTATGGAATGTTGCACTTATTGCGGCAAGGGCACCAGAAGTTGAATATAGGCAAGAAAACTTCACTGATTTTTTAGAGGGTATTTTATCAAGAAAGATCAAATGCATATCATTGCCTGATGATTTTCCACCTAATAATATAAAATTTAGTAGTATTTAA
- a CDS encoding ABC transporter permease has product MIQLYWVALKTIWIKEVTRFGRIWVQTLLPPVITMSLYFVIFGNLVGSRIGEMGGFGYMQFIVPGLIMMSVITNSYANVSSSFFGAKFQRSIEEVLVAPVPTHVIIAGFVGGGVARGVCVGILVTLVSLLFVPLQIHSWGMVVITLLATSILFSLAGLLNAIFAKTFDDISIIPTFVLTPLTYLGGVFYSLTLLPTFWQIVSKLNPIVYMISGFRYGFLGIMDVSLAMTLGMLGIFIVGFYLLAWYLIESGRGLRT; this is encoded by the coding sequence ATGATCCAACTATATTGGGTGGCTCTGAAAACCATTTGGATTAAAGAGGTTACTCGTTTTGGTCGTATTTGGGTACAGACATTACTGCCGCCAGTGATCACAATGTCCCTTTATTTCGTTATCTTCGGCAATCTGGTTGGTTCCCGTATTGGTGAAATGGGGGGATTTGGCTATATGCAGTTTATTGTGCCTGGGTTGATCATGATGTCAGTGATCACCAACTCTTACGCTAACGTTTCTTCATCTTTTTTTGGTGCTAAGTTCCAGCGCAGCATTGAAGAAGTACTGGTTGCACCGGTTCCAACCCATGTCATCATTGCTGGATTTGTTGGGGGCGGAGTCGCTCGTGGGGTATGCGTTGGTATCTTGGTGACATTGGTTTCCCTATTATTCGTACCGTTGCAGATACATTCATGGGGAATGGTGGTTATCACTTTACTGGCAACGTCGATTCTATTTTCGTTGGCGGGGCTATTGAATGCCATTTTTGCGAAAACGTTTGATGATATTAGTATTATCCCAACATTTGTTTTGACTCCGTTGACCTATTTGGGGGGCGTATTCTATTCCCTTACTCTGTTGCCTACTTTTTGGCAGATAGTGTCAAAGCTTAACCCGATCGTCTATATGATCAGTGGCTTTCGTTATGGTTTTCTCGGTATTATGGATGTTTCTCTGGCGATGACATTAGGTATGTTGGGGATCTTCATTGTTGGATTTTATCTATTGGCTTGGTATCTCATTGAATCAGGGCGAGGGTTAAGAACTTAA
- a CDS encoding DUF7424 family protein has protein sequence MKKWLAVASSVLLLSGCKVDVETKVNTDDLTAVEHKLVKGNIDIEVSSCNDYEDSRKESKNLIELKQKVPTIFKNAEYVECYRKKFDSYAHFTIPVAVGVLPEDGQLGDEADVFILSHQKAYAGAVIPKDVLNKVKKAQKDMMGKLDIRMSIILERGTKPVPTLVSLGTYMTSAKNKDYPLVANGINLAKEMKFRLSDVSNSSLSNGDFVPFLVTPDYFDFLQTDKK, from the coding sequence ATGAAAAAATGGTTAGCGGTTGCAAGCTCAGTGCTTCTCCTTTCCGGTTGTAAGGTTGATGTTGAAACGAAAGTAAATACCGATGATCTCACAGCGGTTGAGCATAAATTGGTTAAGGGCAATATCGATATTGAAGTGTCATCCTGTAATGACTATGAAGATTCACGTAAGGAATCAAAGAACCTCATCGAATTAAAACAGAAAGTCCCCACTATTTTTAAAAATGCCGAGTACGTGGAATGTTATCGCAAGAAATTTGATTCCTATGCGCATTTCACTATTCCTGTCGCAGTGGGGGTATTGCCAGAAGATGGTCAACTGGGTGATGAGGCGGATGTTTTTATTCTTTCCCACCAAAAGGCTTATGCAGGTGCGGTGATCCCAAAAGATGTGCTTAATAAAGTCAAAAAGGCACAAAAAGATATGATGGGTAAACTGGATATCAGAATGAGCATTATTCTGGAAAGAGGGACAAAACCTGTGCCAACCTTGGTTAGTCTGGGTACTTATATGACCAGTGCGAAAAATAAAGATTACCCGCTTGTGGCAAATGGGATCAATCTGGCTAAGGAAATGAAATTTAGACTATCGGATGTTTCCAACTCATCTTTGTCTAATGGTGATTTTGTTCCTTTTCTTGTTACACCTGACTATTTCGATTTTTTACAAACAGATAAAAAATAG